Within the Cervus canadensis isolate Bull #8, Minnesota chromosome 17, ASM1932006v1, whole genome shotgun sequence genome, the region GGCAGCTGCCCAACCCCTCCTCCTCTCAGCTGTCTCTCCCTCTGGGACACTTTGCCGGAGGCTCTAAATCAAGGCGGGGCGCCGGTTCCCGGGTCTGGGCAGGGAGCTGAGGACAGGGCCCGGCTCTCGGAAGTCGCCTGACCTCGCAGCCCTGCTCCACGCACGCACGGAGGTGGGGAGCTGAGCCCGGCCGCATCCGGAAGCCCCACAGCTCACGGCTCGCCTGCCCATCCTGGCCTGGCCCCCCAAAGCACGCCGACAGACGAGAACAGAGGTTCTGCCGTCCAGAAACAATTATATGTAAAGTGCCAGGTACAACGCTCTTAAAAATTGTATGCTCCAAAAGTCCACGGCCCGGGGCGCCCCCACGGTCTAGCCCTTGCCCGTGAGGTCCAGCGGCTGCAGGAAGGGCGGCAGCGGCAGCTCGTCCAGGGCTTCAGGGAAGCGGCCGGGCGAGATGGCGGTGACCAGCACCTGCATGGCGCGCGCGAAGAGCGAGGGCGGCGCGAGGCCCGCCAGCCACTGGAACTTCTCCTCACCCAGCAGCCGCCGCCAGCGCGGCCGGTCGCCCAGCAACTCGCGGCGGGCCGGGCCGGCGGCGTCCGCGGGCGTGTACAGCGCCAGCAGATCGAGCAGCAGCAGGCGGCGCTGGCGCGGCTCCCCGGGCGGCGGTGCGGGAGCCCCGGAGGCCGCGGAGGTGGCGGCTCCGGCGTCGCGGCCCAGCTGGCGCAGCAGCAGCTCGAGCGGCGTCAGGCCGCCGCCGTCACGGAGGCCCGGCGAGGCGCCATGGCCAAGCAGCAGGAAGAGGCACTCGGGGCGCACCAGCTCGCAGGCCACGTGCAGCGCCGTGCCGCCGCCCTCCACGCGGCTGCAGCCGCGCCGGTCAAGCAGGCGCGCGCGCTCCTCGGCCGGAAAGTCACGCACGGTGCGCAAGATGCGGCGCAGGATGCCCACGCGGTTGTAGCGCACCGCCAGCGCCACGTGCGGCCCGGGCGCCGCGCAGCAGCGGAATCCGGCGCTGGGAGGCGCGAGCGCGCGCCGCGGGAAGGTGGCCAGCAGGTAGTGCGCGTACGCCTGGTGGTCGTGCACCAGCGCGTAGAGAAGCGCCTCGG harbors:
- the ANKRD9 gene encoding ankyrin repeat domain-containing protein 9 isoform X2 yields the protein MRASEAFHWDERGRAAAYSPSEALLYALVHDHQAYAHYLLATFPRRALAPPSAGFRCCAAPGPHVALAVRYNRVGILRRILRTVRDFPAEERARLLDRRGCSRVEGGGTALHVACELVRPECLFLLLGHGASPGLRDGGGLTPLELLLRQLGRDAGAATSAASGAPAPPPGEPRQRRLLLLDLLALYTPADAAGPARRELLGDRPRWRRLLGEEKFQWLAGLAPPSLFARAMQVLVTAISPGRFPEALDELPLPPFLQPLDLTGKG
- the ANKRD9 gene encoding ankyrin repeat domain-containing protein 9 isoform X1, which produces MPWDARLPGGGAEGGPEGAGAARSRAQKQCRKSSFAFYQAVRDLLPVWLLEDMRASEAFHWDERGRAAAYSPSEALLYALVHDHQAYAHYLLATFPRRALAPPSAGFRCCAAPGPHVALAVRYNRVGILRRILRTVRDFPAEERARLLDRRGCSRVEGGGTALHVACELVRPECLFLLLGHGASPGLRDGGGLTPLELLLRQLGRDAGAATSAASGAPAPPPGEPRQRRLLLLDLLALYTPADAAGPARRELLGDRPRWRRLLGEEKFQWLAGLAPPSLFARAMQVLVTAISPGRFPEALDELPLPPFLQPLDLTGKG